One uncultured Carboxylicivirga sp. genomic window, GGCATGGGTGGAAGATTGGACTCAACAAACATTATATCACCCGAAATTTCAGTAATAACCAATATAGGATTAGACCATACCGCCTTTTTGGGTAATACATTACCAAAAGTAGCCATTGAAAAAGCAGGGATTATAAAAGAAGAGATTCCTATAATAATTGGGGAGACACAGGAAGAAACCGCTTCAGTTTTTATCGAAATAGCTAAATCAAAAAATGCCCCGGTTACTTTTGCTGATCAAAAACTGAAAGCTCCCTATTCAACTAATAGTATTGACGAAAAACAAATATTTCAGATTTTATCGGATAACAAGGTAAAATACCCTAACCTTAAACTTGATCTACTTGGCAATTACCAACGTAAGAATATAATTACAGTCCTTTGTACTATTGAATCTCTTCAACAAAATGGTTTTACTATTTCAAATGATGACCTTTACAAAGGGCTTGAACAAGTTGTTGTTAACACTGGTTTAAAAGGAAGATGGCAAACCATTGATTATAATCCAAGAATCATTTGCGACACGGGGCACAACGCGGAAGGCATTGAATTAATCGTACAACAAATTCAAAATACAGCCTATAAAAAATTGCATTTTATTATCGGCATGGTCGATGATAAGGATCATTCTAAGGTTTTATCACTGCTGCCAAAAGAAGCAAATTATTATTTCACCAGAGCTGCTATCCCAAGAAGTATGACTCCTGCTAAACTTCAAACATTGGCAATAGAGCACCAGCTTAAAGGCAATTGTTACGACACGCCAAATGATGCCTTAGAAAATGCAAAAAAAATAGCAGATCCTAATGATTTGATATTCATCGGAGGAAGCACTTTCATTGTTGCAGATATATTACAAAAACTCAAATAATATTTGGAGGTAACAAAAAAGAGATATATTTTTGCATCGCTTTTCTAGAGAGATCTTAGAAAAGGGCGATTAGCTCAGTTGGTTTAGAGCACTTGGTTTACACCCAAGGGGTCGGGGGTTCGACTCCCTCATCGCCCACTCAACAATCAAATGTGATTGTGAGGTTTATTTCATAACCTGAAACTTTTTCAGGGCGATTAGCTCAGTTGGTTTAGAGCACTTGGTTTACACCCAAGGGGTCGGGGGTTCGACTCCCTCATCGCCCACTCAACAGTCAAAAGTGATTGTGAGGTTTTAAATACAACCTGAAAATATTTCAGGGCGATTAGCTCAGTTGGTTTAGAGCACTTGGTTTACACCCAAGGGGTCGGGGGTTCGACTCCCTCATCGCCCACTCAACAGTCAAAAGTGATTGTGAGGTTTTAAATACAACCTGAAAATATTTCAGGGCGATTAGCTCAGTTGGTTTAGAGCACTTGGTTTACACCCAAGGGGTCGGGGGTTCGACTCCCTCATCGCCCACTCAAAGGAGAGGTCTCATTTGATTTCTCCTTTTTTATTGACAACAAAAGGTGCTTTATGCACTTCACGTATATCGACTTGGAGACCGTGATAACTATCGCGGGGCAGAGTGTAAACTCTACTCCATTAACATCTGGAGAGATGGCAGAGTGGTCGAATGCGGCGGTCTTGAAAACCGTTGTACCGCGAGGTACCGGGGGTTCGAATCCCTCTCTCTCCGCTGAGTAAAACAGCAAAACAAAACCCTGTAAGTTTTGACTTACAGGGTTTTTTATACACTTAATAATTTACGAAGAATACAATTTGAATAAAGGCTAATCTTGTCCAACAATTTCACTTCGTTTTTCAAAAATTAAATTGTCTTTCCACTGACCATTTAACTTGCCAATTTTTTCTCGATATCCTATTAACCTAAAGCCAACACTTTCGTGAAGCTTAACGCTTGCAATGTTTTCAGTAAATATTCCGGCCTGGAGTGTCCATATACCATTCTTCTCACTATCCTTAATAAGATCTAATAGTTTTTTTCCTATTCCCGTACCTCGATATTTATCCGATACATAAACACTCACTTCGGCAACTCCACCATAAATACATGTATTAGAAACAGGGCTTAGAGCAGCCCAACCTGCTATTTCATTATTTATTGCAATAACAAACCTGCCAAATGGCAAATGTGACTTATCCCAGGCCTCCCAATCTGGTGAAGACTTTTCAAAAGAGGCAACACCTGTCGCTATGCCACTTTCTTAAATTGCCTTTACCTGTTGCCAATCCTCTGGCAACATGGCTCTAATTCTTACAACTTCCACTTTCACAAGTTGTTTCTACATCATCACGTTTAGCTGTTTTTCCATCATTACCGGTCCATTGCTCCATTTCTTCAGGTGCGGGTCTTGCGTAGATTCCTTCACCATAAACAGTGGCTGATCCATGTGTGTAAAATGCCTCCCAATCAACCCCCTGAGGATCGGTTATCCAACTTTTCTGCGATTTTGAATAACAACAAGTACAATTTCCTTCTTCTCTAATTGTACCTTTTGCCTTTTGCATATTAGCAAATACTTCAGAAAGCTCGGCTTCATTCTCCATTTGTAAACCTAAATGTTCTATTCCTTTTTCTGAATGACCGGTTGAAATAGCATAGTTTATTCGTGGATCATCTAACATCCATTTGGCATAATCAACTTTTACCACAGCTGGTTGAGCATTAAACAAAGCAGAATAGAAAGCTATACTCTCTTCAAGATTTTTCACTCTAACGTGTACATGAAATCGTTTCATATTTATAATTTTTAATTGTTACGACTTCAAGACGAAAGGAGTGAAAAAAAGACGCAAATTATTTTCTAATTTCTTTTTTAAATTTTTGCAAAGACTCGCAACTCTCCTTTATTTCAAAGGAAATAATTTTACCTTGTTTGTCAGTTTCGATATTACAGCAGGTAATAAATTCGGCCTTCAGAAGATTTCTTGCTCTTTGTATTCTGGACTTGGTTGCTGATAGATTTATATTTAGTTTTTTGGCAACATCCACTTGTTTCAGGCCTTCAATATCGGATAATCTTAAAGGTTCTGCATATTTCTGTGGTAAGAATTCAAGCATTGGATTAATATAATCCAATGCCTCGTGAAATGCTTCATTCTGATCTTCCTCAATAATCTCTGTTAACTCGTTATGATGAGTAATTTTCGTCGCCTTGCGATAATGATCAACAATTGTATTCTGAGCAATTTGAAAGAGCCAACTTCGAATATTATTAACACCCGATTTTGATATACAAAAGTTATAAACTTTCAATAATACATCTTGTAATATATCATTCGTA contains:
- a CDS encoding ArsI/CadI family heavy metal resistance metalloenzyme, yielding MKRFHVHVRVKNLEESIAFYSALFNAQPAVVKVDYAKWMLDDPRINYAISTGHSEKGIEHLGLQMENEAELSEVFANMQKAKGTIREEGNCTCCYSKSQKSWITDPQGVDWEAFYTHGSATVYGEGIYARPAPEEMEQWTGNDGKTAKRDDVETTCESGSCKN
- a CDS encoding N-acetyltransferase family protein, which encodes MPFGRFVIAINNEIAGWAALSPVSNTCIYGGVAEVSVYVSDKYRGTGIGKKLLDLIKDSEKNGIWTLQAGIFTENIASVKLHESVGFRLIGYREKIGKLNGQWKDNLIFEKRSEIVGQD
- the sigZ gene encoding RNA polymerase sigma factor SigZ, with product MNNIKTNCDVPALWLEHKNELRNYIFKRVKDDDLTNDILQDVLLKVYNFCISKSGVNNIRSWLFQIAQNTIVDHYRKATKITHHNELTEIIEEDQNEAFHEALDYINPMLEFLPQKYAEPLRLSDIEGLKQVDVAKKLNINLSATKSRIQRARNLLKAEFITCCNIETDKQGKIISFEIKESCESLQKFKKEIRK
- a CDS encoding folylpolyglutamate synthase/dihydrofolate synthase family protein, whose translation is MKSYKETLDYLFSQLPMYQRVGKAAYKADLYTTLELDKYFNHPHTSFKTIHIAGTNGKGSVSHCVASVLQQAGYTTGLYTSPHLIDFRERIKVNGEMISEQSVIDFVEDHQEIIEKLQPSFFEMTVAMAFEYFKAQQVDIAVIEVGMGGRLDSTNIISPEISVITNIGLDHTAFLGNTLPKVAIEKAGIIKEEIPIIIGETQEETASVFIEIAKSKNAPVTFADQKLKAPYSTNSIDEKQIFQILSDNKVKYPNLKLDLLGNYQRKNIITVLCTIESLQQNGFTISNDDLYKGLEQVVVNTGLKGRWQTIDYNPRIICDTGHNAEGIELIVQQIQNTAYKKLHFIIGMVDDKDHSKVLSLLPKEANYYFTRAAIPRSMTPAKLQTLAIEHQLKGNCYDTPNDALENAKKIADPNDLIFIGGSTFIVADILQKLK